CTTGGCCCCGGGTCCTCAGGGTGAGGGTCCCGGAGTTGGGGAGGGGTTGGCTTGAGGGCCTTAGGCCctgttggaccccgcctgggtttttctgccctctgagcggggcttggtGTTCCAAGGAGAGGGGTTCTCTTTCGCTCCCTCCGCATACGAGTTGGATTCGGTGTCcagccctccccgggttcggttccatgaTCCTGCGGGTTCTTCGGTTCTGTCTTTCCAGAGGTTTCCGGCTTCCCGCGTCTCGTCTTCTGAGGTGCGGGAGACCttggcggcttacctcctgcgcgacCCGGAGTATGCTTTCATGATGGATCTGCATTCCTTCGTGTACAGCTCTTCTAGTTCGTACTGGGTTCATTATgaagttccggagtcgtcctggttggCAGACATCTCTTTTCTCGTTGGAGGCTTGGCACACATTCTCTCGGTCCCGCGCGCTTGAGTGGCGAGAGACTCTTTCGGCTTTTCAGGTTTTCTTGGCGGGCGACTTCGAGCATCTCAATGCTtgtttgttcgcccctgcccttccgTGGGATGTTGGTGTcgtgcagcttcacgtgcaggttcctttcCTTTCGGCTGCCTTGATTGCGGAGTATTTGCGTACTCGTGGCCTGCTTGCTTCGGCCCTTGGTTTCTTTTTtctgagttgttgttgttgccccCGGGGGTTCGTGGGGAGCCTttccggaagggtcgtgccagggctcggggatcTTTTCATCGTGGTAGGCCATTGGTGCCAGATTCGGGGCAGGTGCAGCCTCTGGTCGGCGCGGGGATCGCCCTCTTCGCCGTTTGGGTTCCCGCAAGGCGCATCGGTCCTTTCGCGGTTTGTCCCATTGATGGGGGGTGGCTCGCCCTGTTTGCTCGCGCCTGGTTCCACGATTcgtgggcttttcgggtcgtttcgtgcagcctgtggtggtgttgggtggctccTTCTGccttggggggttcggggctggcggggcaggcctctttttctgcactctgtcaggtcatctcggagtgggttcACTTGTGTATGGTCGAAATGACAGCGTCCCTCAGgtaggtttcccgcctgtttctggTCCCGAAACTAGATTGCGCGGAcctccggttcattctggacttgtcccgtctgaactcgTGGGTTTATTGCCCCAACTACAGGATGACTACTCTATCCCAGGTCTGTCTTCTGTTGGAGCCAGGCGctttgatggtgtccctggacctcaaggatgcgTATTGGCATGTCCTCGTTCACccgaggttcagggactggctcggttttgttgtggggcatcaagCTTACCGGTTTCGTTGTTTTTCCTTCGGGTTGAATCAGGCGCCTCATGTTTTCACACACCTTACTCGGGTCGTGGTGTCCCGCCTGTgtctgttaggtgttcaggttctggcctacctcgacaattGACTGGTttcggctcccagccagtccgcgtgtctgctcaccagggatttagttctttcccagctcgccgggtttgggttcttggtgaactggaggaagtcccatctggttccttctcaggttcggtcttggctgggtctggtTTGGGACGCTcgcaccgcttccttgtctctgctTCAGGTGGCAGAGACaatacaataaacaaatagttttgctgttattacactatatatacaggttatatataagtatctgcatgttttctcaccataacgaaccactaagttcgtattgtgagtcaaaatgcaacgaggagtgaacgccacacacctgccagccacttgctgccactccctcaactacACCTCACTCGCCTTCattctccttccatgatactgtTTTTGcacttattcactatacacagatgttatatataagtatttacatgttttattcatcataactgtgcatctaagcttgtatggtgagtaaaggcaataagacgtaactactcacacagtcagctggtggcggccgccctcaaggccaggcacactaatatttctcctccaacaatattgtttgtggtgttattacgctatatacacatacattatatataagtatctaccttctTTTTTCACCattcctgtacaaataagctggtatggtgcccaaagaccatagtgaccaccagtaaacaacgtgacaagtcgtgcagacgacgcacctccctcaccaaaaaggcagctcccaaccttctcctattgctgttattacaatctatacacacgttatatataagtatctacatttgtgtacactatagtgaaccactaagctggtatggtgagtgcagtcaataaaaggtggccacacacagtcagaagacaatgccaccaccctccctcccacagcattactcctccttcaatagagcacagcgctaaatatcaccacaattctgctattatcagaatcctggtcagttttatcagtcaggggggtcttctgtaatactatcatcactaaataatagcatgaacatatatatattttgacatttttaggcgatgctgtggtcacaagctgaacaacagTGCTGTGTGCTCATGGTGCATGCATCagccttgatggctcgctcaataCTGAAGCtgtcacacccaggaatgttggccaCTATTTTTTTTCGAGGTGGCGTCtgtcaactatcggtcgtggctgcactatagctgcccctatcccacgcGGGACGTTTAAATTGAGGCGCTAGACACtaaaacagctattaatgtattGCACAGTTCCGGTTTTGTTTCTCaaatcatctatatatgtattgcgAGGAGGTCTAagggttaagtctagccagcctatgGTTTATTCCCGTGTCTACAACGTTCGTACGTTTGCGACTTTGGCTGCcgtttttggcaacatgtcttgggttgacattcaggtgcggggtttttggaggtccaacagggtcctggctgctcgctaTCTGGTAAATGTTCCAGGGCCAGGTAGGGCCtgagttgctttgggtcggcggttgcagccagttgtctcaacttcgcaTTAAGGAGTGAGTGAagagcctcccgggtaagtccctgtttttccttatctttaggtagctagctccggggagccgacggggctccccccagaaaaccagcgttaaatgaaatgaaacgccattttctgggcgagtcctggaggctccggtGCCTTGggagccggccgagcggacagcacgctggacttgtgatcctgtggtcctgggttcgatcccaggcaccggcgagaaacaatgggcagagtttttttcatcctatgcccctgttacctagcagtaaaataggttcctgggtgttagtcagctgtcacgggctgcttcctgggggtggaggcctggtcgaggaccgggccgcgaggacactaaaaaaaagccccgaaatcatctcaagataacctccccggcATCTCGCCCTCCCTCCGGCCGGTGGTGTTTTTCGTgccttttgacatccagcctaagaactgtagGTTGGGTTGCTGACGgatggggtctggggctcccccttccctcctcccggggagggggggggggttgcgcagacaacAGTGCAGCAACATGattacgtcatgctagtttgctaattttcgtttggggagttctgtccacctgttcggCTTTCGGTCACAATAATTTTaaaagaatagggggtttgttttggggtgcctacctttctgggtgcctgtcccggtcgatggcagacatagaatgctcccaaccacaggtgggtctctgtaggtcattgctcctcatgcctctcaaaagggggggggggccaggttctagctcgtggtccctggtaggcagaactccatgcattgactgatgccagacagATATACATTTCCatccagcctggatagctccagggaacctccgggactcacccaaaaaatggcatttcattacattcaacgctgttttttttttttttaatattcgtgAGGATACATGTTCAATTAGAAGGATGGTGTGAGAATACCAGTGTACATATTTTAGCTTGATTTTGTATTGAATTGATTCTGAATGGTTTATCTTGTATTGAATATAAAGACATTTCATTTTGAATACAGAGGCTGATCTAAAATTTGCTATCTCTTACGACAGATATTTGAGAAACGACTGGATAGACTGTACCTGAGCAATTTTCTCGTTCCACTGTGCaggaaagatattgaaaatgctggAAGAAATTTATATGAAGACTGTAAAGTTAATAAGACCTGTAATAATACTGTATACAAAAATAAGCTTAATGCATATGATCAAGTGACTGGCAGTGGTTCATCTCTCTCATTACCAGAAAATAAACTAAGAAACATTAGTAATGTAGAGCAGGAACTTGCCAGCCAAAATGTTAGTGAACAAATTTGTATACATATAAATACTAAAATGAGCTTAGATAAAGAATACATCAAAGAAGGAAAGGACAGATGTACAAAACAGAAAGGAAAGCCAGTAATCAGGGATGAATTTGAAGATGATGAGCTATCTGAGAACCATTTACTTGTGTCAAACACAGACTTTCAAGTGGTTGATACATATCGTTACTTCTACCCTGACAAGAAAGATGCATTTACTTGCTGGAATACACTTACCAATTCCAGATCAACAAATTATGGAACAAGAATTGATTATGTGTTCTGTAATGAAGAATTTCTTCCATTTGTGAAAGACAGTTTAATTCTTCAAGACATAATGGGAAGTGATCATTGTCCCGTGGCTATATTGGTTATAGGGAAATTAATTCCTTCAGATAGACTTCCCTGCAATTGTGCTAAATTCTTTCCAGAATTTCGAGGGCAGCAACAAAAGTTATTGTCATATTTTCAGTCACAGGTGCCCTTGCTTGATGGTCAAATGAGAAGAAGTCAGAATTGTCAGAATCTTCCTAAGCCTTCGAAGGAAGGAGTTTTAAATCTTGAAAATTCACACTGTAGCGTAAAAAGAAAAAATTACAACACTAAAACTAAGtcttcaaataaaaaaaattgtatagaAAAACAAAGGAAACTGAGTTCGTTCTTCACTTCAAAAGTAAGGGATCAAGGCACCCCCATTGTGTCACCAGACATAGAAGATACTGAATTCGGAAGTCAGAGTTCAAGTCAAAAGTTGAATGATGCAAAAagtacacacacattactcagtaATTCAAGGCAGATAGAAAATGATGAAAGTGCAAGCCTTGACTGCAAAGATGTTTTTTCAGATGACTTGGCTTCATCAGCAGAAAGTATTAGAAGTTGCCCAGGAACCAATTTAAAGTCAAGCCAAAGTAAAACTGAAAATTTAGGATGGAACTTCCTAATGAAAGGACCAAAACTGCCTCCACTCTGTCCAGGGCACAATGAACCAGCTGTTAGGCTTACAGTTAAAAAGAAGGGACCAAATATAAATCGGCAGTTTTATGCTTGTGCCAAAGGTGTAGGCAAGGAAGGTGATCCAAATGCTCGGTGCAACTTCTTTAAGTGGGTAGGAAAATAAGTGTAAACAATTGATAAAAGGTTTACAAATTAAGTGCATTGATATTTTTaaatgttaaaattaaagttttaCATATTTTGCAAGCTATCAATAATGTTCATTTATTCCTATTTGTCCTAATaatttttctgggggagcccctattgctccccggagcttactaggctgatatgctaatgtcagactttggcatcagtcatgtgtatggagttcttatgggcctactggggaccccccctccccgctcagctcgttgtcgccgtgtgggggcttagtgggcggctgccggagtgtgatgctccttgggacagtcttctgtccttttctagccttgtgctcctgctgccgtcctctccaattctgctgggcatcttttccttttccttctgtttcgtttttctcccccctcttctcctatctgcttgccgtttcctgccgaccttttgctcgttctggttcttcccttggacttcttctattttgacgcccgggtgcttgaggaggcatactcttgcacccgtagaactgtagtacccaacgtcgagagcgaggggaaccttttattgtcaatctccctttcgtcactgaacccgatctcgacggactgtcggtttcttaaggtggcgtttgtggggtgtatactcacgacgcacccctaggaggccccgacaagatcggcgatagcttcttgttgggtgtcctgcctctaattgtggctccatggtgggtgtgggggcacattcgtgaatgaattcttcttttcgtcaagatgaaaacccctgtttcggcttcttctggtttaccttctcaggctcgtggggtgggcgaccaagcccccgagtcggtccgtattggaagaccgggctctgtagcctccgctgcattgggccccgaccttgctcctcctttagcctctctgactcctttccctggctcccctccctcctctgtggttgggtcgagccccaagcccccagtggtgactacctcgtcccctggcgcggctccttctctagttgtaactactgcgccttttcacccctctctctctgggggttctcaccgccgtcctcgtcacggccgccctcgctcgattccttccagttctgctacctatcaagccttgtttggtcccgcttcgtgggccaaatattttgatctcctccctcttgattctgcgcctcctgacgatttctccctccatcgacatctcattgattccgtggatgcctccattactttcaacccctctcgtctcggtacacgtgtcgttgctgctgctcctcaggatgctgcttcccgcttggctgccttatcctgccttgtcgagacccccgttcgggtctcgaagaacgctcagttgaatgccagtgttggcactattttgctcccgccccatgctgcgaccggtgttcgggacctgcgcgactgccacgatgatattcgtcatatcctcgctgcccagggccattctattctccaggtggacacgtttactcgtccccctcgtggtagtcgccgtcaacccctccgggttgtgaagattacctttgatggtaggacccttccaccctctgttattcttgctggtgccaggtgctctgtccaggagtacattccttctcctcggctctgcaacaagtgctggaggtttgggcatggtgccctccgctgctccgggactgtctctctctgtcctttgtgtggtggcgaaggtcactctaagtcggagtgcacttctccccaggctcgttgcctcaactgcggtgaggcccatcctaccttctcccgtgcgtgtgtccattacaagcttgaggcagccgtcctcaacttgaagtaccgggagcgtttatcttttcctgaggcgaggcgccaggttcaccggctcccgccttatgctaatatctcttatgctcgcgtgttgcgctcttcctctcctcgtccttcccgccttcctcagactcacaaccgtttccgggccttggaccctgatgcgcccactgccccctcctctgttcctttgggttctctcccgaaggatcctcctcctggtcctctgtctggggttccccttccttctacccggtctgtcgtgtcttctgtgtcttcttcctcgtccccctccgatcctccttcccatcctcttcctccatctatcggctctccccaccgcctgtcggtgcgggcggatgtccatcgctctcctaacggccgtcgtgtgtgctctcgttcggcttctcctgttgagacactggaatccgttgcccggtacgtagttgctgggacaccggtctctttaagtcagaagcgtaagcctggctcctctccttcctcttccccggcgggtaagaaggcttcgct
The sequence above is drawn from the Procambarus clarkii isolate CNS0578487 chromosome 57, FALCON_Pclarkii_2.0, whole genome shotgun sequence genome and encodes:
- the LOC123745079 gene encoding DNA-(apurinic or apyrimidinic site) endonuclease 2 isoform X3, with protein sequence MSFRILSWNINGLRSFKKGMKEFLLGLEAEIICFQETKVTRDMLEEPQAIVEDYTSYFSFSRKRSGYSGVATFCSQSATPFASQEGLSGIYDGELRDGSGTVEALPAEWEREELKDLDSEGRAVITQHLIKIFEKRLDRLYLSNFLVPLCRKDIENAGRNLYEDCKVNKTCNNTVYKNKLNAYDQVTGSGSSLSLPENKLRNISNVEQELASQNVSEQICIHINTKMSLDKEYIKEGKDRCTKQKGKPVIRDEFEDDELSENHLLVSNTDFQVVDTYRYFYPDKKDAFTCWNTLTNSRSTNYGTRIDYVFCNEEFLPFVKDSLILQDIMGSDHCPVAILVIGKLIPSDRLPCNCAKFFPEFRGQQQKLLSYFQSQVPLLDGQMRRSQNCQNLPKPSKEGVLNLENSHCSVKRKNYNTKTKSSNKKNCIEKQRKLSSFFTSKVRDQGTPIVSPDIEDTEFGSQSSSQKLNDAKSTHTLLSNSRQIENDESASLDCKDVFSDDLASSAESIRSCPGTNLKSSQSKTENLGWNFLMKGPKLPPLCPGHNEPAVRLTVKKKGPNINRQFYACAKGVGKEGDPNARCNFFKWVGK
- the LOC123745079 gene encoding DNA-(apurinic or apyrimidinic site) endonuclease 2 isoform X1, with the protein product MSFRILSWNINGLRSFKKGMKEFLLGLEAEIICFQETKVTRDMLEEPQAIVEDYTSYFSFSRKRSGYSGVATFCSQSATPFASQEGLSGIYDGELRDGSGTVEALPAEWEREELKDLDSEGRAVITQHLIKDKNGSEVELAVINVYCPRVDPEKPERRAFKLRFYELLRQRAAVIRSTGCHVVIVGDINTSHKQIDHCDPDKAEIFEKRLDRLYLSNFLVPLCRKDIENAGRNLYEDCKVNKTCNNTVYKNKLNAYDQVTGSGSSLSLPENKLRNISNVEQELASQNVSEQICIHINTKMSLDKEYIKEGKDRCTKQKGKPVIRDEFEDDELSENHLLVSNTDFQVVDTYRYFYPDKKDAFTCWNTLTNSRSTNYGTRIDYVFCNEEFLPFVKDSLILQDIMGSDHCPVAILVIGKLIPSDRLPCNCAKFFPEFRGQQQKLLSYFQSQVPLLDGQMRRSQNCQNLPKPSKEGVLNLENSHCSVKRKNYNTKTKSSNKKNCIEKQRKLSSFFTSKVRDQGTPIVSPDIEDTEFGSQSSSQKLNDAKSTHTLLSNSRQIENDESASLDCKDVFSDDLASSAESIRSCPGTNLKSSQSKTENLGWNFLMKGPKLPPLCPGHNEPAVRLTVKKKGPNINRQFYACAKGVGKEGDPNARCNFFKWVGK
- the LOC123745079 gene encoding DNA-(apurinic or apyrimidinic site) endonuclease 2 isoform X2, whose protein sequence is MLPGDQSYTSGYSGVATFCSQSATPFASQEGLSGIYDGELRDGSGTVEALPAEWEREELKDLDSEGRAVITQHLIKDKNGSEVELAVINVYCPRVDPEKPERRAFKLRFYELLRQRAAVIRSTGCHVVIVGDINTSHKQIDHCDPDKAEIFEKRLDRLYLSNFLVPLCRKDIENAGRNLYEDCKVNKTCNNTVYKNKLNAYDQVTGSGSSLSLPENKLRNISNVEQELASQNVSEQICIHINTKMSLDKEYIKEGKDRCTKQKGKPVIRDEFEDDELSENHLLVSNTDFQVVDTYRYFYPDKKDAFTCWNTLTNSRSTNYGTRIDYVFCNEEFLPFVKDSLILQDIMGSDHCPVAILVIGKLIPSDRLPCNCAKFFPEFRGQQQKLLSYFQSQVPLLDGQMRRSQNCQNLPKPSKEGVLNLENSHCSVKRKNYNTKTKSSNKKNCIEKQRKLSSFFTSKVRDQGTPIVSPDIEDTEFGSQSSSQKLNDAKSTHTLLSNSRQIENDESASLDCKDVFSDDLASSAESIRSCPGTNLKSSQSKTENLGWNFLMKGPKLPPLCPGHNEPAVRLTVKKKGPNINRQFYACAKGVGKEGDPNARCNFFKWVGK